The following coding sequences lie in one Flagellimonas eckloniae genomic window:
- a CDS encoding sulfatase: MNTLNKTLINLALGLLLLCSCKEAQKTIENIKKPNILFIVVDDLGYADLGVMGSEYYETPNIDNLADKSTVFTNGYATCAVCTPSRASLLNGQFTARHGLTQYDGAKSGQLWKALNRHTKLLPPEFNHHLDQADIVLPEVLKDNGYATFFAGKWHLGSEKNRSLPTNHGFDINQGGYERGGPYSGGYFSPFNNPYMQDDEGEQGMSMSMKLAKETSKFIHAQKDSTFLAYLSFYAVHSPIQTSQAKWKKYRDKADSMGIAEKGFEMERILPARKYQDNPVYAGLIEQVDEAVGSVLNTLKELGLEKNTIVVFTSDNGGVTSGDNYSSNMLQLRGGKGYQWEGGIRVPYFIHVPWMEQKRRNAVPVSGADLFPTLLDLADIPLLPEVHADGKSLEPLLKGDTIEERSLYWHYPHYGNQGGEPVSIIRKGDWKLIHYWEDNHQELYNLKNDLGERNNTLMGNKTLALEMKKELMDWLKEMDTHYAEVDTEWDEKARQERLESHKNILMPRLENQRQKMLLPDWKPNDDWWGSAIAKE, from the coding sequence GTGAATACATTAAACAAAACATTAATCAATCTCGCTTTAGGTCTTTTGTTATTATGTTCCTGTAAGGAGGCCCAAAAAACTATTGAAAACATTAAAAAGCCCAATATTCTCTTTATTGTGGTTGACGATTTAGGCTACGCTGATTTGGGGGTAATGGGAAGTGAATACTATGAGACTCCCAACATAGACAACCTGGCGGATAAGAGTACTGTTTTCACCAATGGTTATGCCACTTGTGCCGTTTGCACTCCTTCAAGGGCAAGCCTGCTCAACGGACAGTTTACCGCAAGACATGGACTTACACAGTATGATGGTGCTAAATCTGGTCAACTTTGGAAAGCCCTCAACCGCCACACAAAATTGTTGCCCCCAGAATTTAATCATCATCTGGATCAAGCTGATATTGTCTTACCTGAGGTTTTAAAAGATAATGGCTATGCTACGTTCTTTGCAGGCAAATGGCATTTGGGGAGTGAAAAAAACCGATCATTACCCACAAACCATGGATTTGATATTAATCAAGGTGGGTATGAAAGGGGCGGCCCATACAGTGGTGGTTATTTCTCTCCCTTCAATAATCCCTATATGCAAGATGATGAAGGTGAACAGGGAATGTCAATGTCAATGAAGTTGGCCAAGGAAACTTCCAAATTCATCCATGCACAAAAAGATTCCACTTTTTTGGCCTATCTCTCGTTTTATGCGGTGCATTCTCCCATACAGACTAGCCAGGCTAAGTGGAAAAAATATAGAGATAAAGCCGATAGCATGGGCATTGCTGAAAAGGGATTTGAGATGGAACGGATACTGCCTGCAAGAAAATATCAGGACAACCCAGTATATGCAGGTTTGATAGAACAAGTAGACGAAGCTGTGGGCAGTGTGCTCAATACGTTGAAGGAACTGGGATTGGAAAAGAACACCATAGTGGTGTTTACTTCGGATAATGGTGGCGTTACTTCAGGCGATAATTACTCCTCCAATATGCTACAGTTGAGAGGAGGAAAAGGGTATCAATGGGAGGGTGGTATTCGTGTCCCTTACTTTATCCATGTGCCCTGGATGGAACAAAAGAGAAGGAATGCAGTGCCCGTATCGGGCGCGGACCTATTCCCTACACTATTGGATCTTGCCGATATTCCACTATTGCCAGAGGTCCATGCAGATGGTAAAAGCCTTGAGCCTCTTTTAAAGGGTGATACCATAGAAGAACGTTCACTATACTGGCATTACCCGCACTATGGCAATCAGGGTGGCGAACCAGTTTCCATTATTCGCAAAGGTGATTGGAAGCTCATACACTATTGGGAAGATAACCATCAAGAGTTATATAACTTGAAGAACGATTTAGGCGAACGAAATAACACTTTAATGGGAAATAAAACCTTGGCCCTTGAGATGAAAAAAGAGTTGATGGATTGGCTAAAAGAAATGGATACACATTATGCGGAGGTAGATACGGAATGGGATGAAAAAGCTAGACAAGAGCGCTTGGAAAGCCATAAGAATATTTTGATGCCAAGATTGGAAAATCAACGTCAGAAGATGTTATTACCAGATTGGAAACCCAATGATGATTGGTGGGGCAGCGCTATAGCAAAAGAATAG
- a CDS encoding family 43 glycosylhydrolase: protein MKQKVKNKFKSIQFYLPIILISAFLWHACGNKESKKTETEEIAVHEVKSTATVTFSYSDVMGIGVDSVYNRRDPSDVIKVGNKYYVWYSRMDSPITSGYWATIWYATSEDEGHTWNEKGMALGLGEEGAFDSHSVFTPNILAHKGKYYLYYTAVKPTLGNPDKKFEGNHTTDFTAIGVAVADSPDGPFKRIVNNPVIVHSEVVSDFDSYRVDDASMMVRDGKIWLYYKGRCIEHGKEGPKRTEMGVAMADSPEGPFEKKGSLLDKGHEVLIWKEGKGVSCLASISQSINYAKDGLQFSMQHDSLENIPKAPGLYRPHLENGNPDVGIPGWGIAMNGRKGLTYLLRYEMTK from the coding sequence ATGAAACAAAAAGTGAAAAACAAATTTAAAAGCATTCAATTCTATTTGCCCATCATACTAATTTCTGCATTCTTATGGCATGCTTGTGGCAACAAAGAATCCAAAAAAACAGAAACTGAAGAAATAGCTGTACATGAAGTAAAAAGCACCGCAACTGTAACCTTTTCCTATTCAGATGTTATGGGAATCGGCGTAGATTCTGTGTATAACAGAAGAGACCCTAGCGATGTGATTAAAGTAGGCAACAAGTACTATGTCTGGTACAGCAGAATGGATAGCCCAATCACATCGGGGTATTGGGCCACTATCTGGTACGCAACCAGCGAGGATGAAGGACATACCTGGAACGAAAAGGGCATGGCACTTGGTTTGGGCGAAGAAGGGGCTTTTGACAGTCACTCCGTATTTACCCCTAATATTTTGGCACATAAAGGGAAATACTACCTCTATTACACTGCAGTAAAACCTACTCTCGGAAATCCTGATAAAAAATTTGAGGGGAACCATACCACAGACTTTACCGCCATAGGCGTAGCTGTGGCAGATAGTCCTGATGGGCCATTCAAGCGAATAGTAAACAATCCGGTTATTGTCCACAGTGAAGTCGTTTCGGATTTTGATAGCTACCGAGTGGATGACGCCAGTATGATGGTGCGTGACGGTAAAATATGGTTGTATTACAAAGGAAGGTGTATTGAACATGGTAAAGAGGGTCCCAAAAGAACCGAAATGGGGGTAGCCATGGCAGATTCACCTGAGGGTCCATTTGAGAAAAAAGGCTCGCTTCTGGATAAAGGTCATGAGGTACTTATATGGAAAGAAGGAAAAGGGGTCTCTTGTCTAGCTTCCATAAGTCAGTCGATAAACTATGCTAAAGATGGGCTTCAATTTTCCATGCAGCATGATAGTTTGGAAAATATCCCCAAGGCTCCCGGTTTGTACCGTCCTCATTTGGAAAATGGAAACCCAGATGTAGGAATCCCAGGATGGGGCATTGCCATGAACGGTAGAAAAGGGCTGACCTATTTGCTTCGCTATGAGATGACGAAGTAA
- a CDS encoding sulfatase translates to MVNKEQGNRVRKLFFLIAILTIGFFGCSQKTNGKPNIVFIMADDLGWQDVGFMGSQWFETPNLDVLAKQSLVFNQAYMYPTCSPSRAALLTGKQSFRTQVYNVPVLEKKYAPDENIYSRWTVGKEHDTYANPLKEAGYKLIHLGKWHIVGPDPLSELALPYPFDEPLSQPPNGALSWLKSHRSDTVQEYYPTGRGFHENVGGTWWGDPARGYDDGYKAPSGGYKAPFKNPFISDKPSDEWLTDRLTDETINFIERNKSQPFFVNLHYYAPHRPTVVRNSEWIEKFMDKLPDSVTGQGTENLEEIAAYATMVQSLDENVGKIVKYLKENNLLENTLIIFTSDNGFNGLQSVNNRLRGAKGHIYEGGLRVPMFAYWKGTITPGFTDTPIHGLDFFPTFLELAGIDDYMGTLDGESLVPIYQKKEFKERPLFWHVASTYKNPPCSIIRKGKWKLIQFVNDGKIELYNLEEDLGERENCAGENKEVASNLLKELTTWRKENKVPIPASSILEF, encoded by the coding sequence ATGGTGAATAAAGAGCAAGGAAACAGGGTGAGAAAGTTATTTTTTTTAATAGCAATACTTACTATTGGTTTCTTCGGATGCTCACAAAAAACCAATGGCAAACCCAACATCGTCTTTATTATGGCTGATGACCTGGGCTGGCAAGACGTTGGCTTTATGGGTAGTCAATGGTTTGAAACACCAAATCTTGATGTATTGGCCAAACAAAGTTTGGTTTTTAATCAAGCCTATATGTATCCCACGTGTTCCCCATCAAGGGCAGCTTTACTTACGGGAAAACAGTCATTCCGAACCCAGGTGTACAATGTTCCTGTCTTGGAAAAGAAATATGCCCCGGATGAAAACATCTATTCTCGCTGGACAGTTGGTAAGGAACATGACACCTATGCAAACCCACTTAAGGAAGCGGGCTATAAACTTATCCACTTAGGTAAATGGCATATTGTAGGGCCTGACCCTCTGTCCGAACTAGCACTCCCCTATCCTTTCGATGAACCACTTTCGCAACCTCCCAATGGTGCTTTATCGTGGTTAAAAAGTCACCGTTCAGATACTGTTCAAGAGTATTATCCTACAGGTAGGGGCTTTCATGAAAATGTAGGCGGTACTTGGTGGGGAGATCCGGCTCGTGGTTATGATGATGGTTACAAAGCTCCAAGTGGTGGTTACAAAGCACCGTTCAAAAATCCATTCATCAGCGATAAACCATCGGATGAATGGCTCACTGACCGATTGACTGACGAAACAATCAATTTCATTGAAAGAAATAAGTCCCAGCCCTTCTTTGTCAACCTACATTACTATGCACCTCATCGACCTACGGTGGTAAGGAACTCGGAGTGGATAGAGAAATTTATGGATAAGCTACCTGATTCTGTAACTGGACAAGGCACTGAAAACCTTGAAGAAATTGCAGCTTATGCCACCATGGTTCAGTCGCTTGATGAGAATGTGGGCAAAATTGTAAAATACCTGAAGGAAAACAATCTTTTGGAAAACACCCTCATCATTTTTACTTCCGATAATGGCTTCAATGGGTTGCAGAGTGTCAACAACCGTTTGAGAGGTGCCAAAGGACATATATATGAGGGAGGGCTTCGTGTGCCCATGTTTGCCTATTGGAAAGGGACAATAACACCTGGTTTCACAGATACCCCTATCCATGGTCTGGACTTTTTTCCAACCTTTTTGGAATTGGCAGGTATAGATGACTATATGGGGACATTAGATGGAGAAAGTCTGGTCCCGATTTATCAAAAAAAAGAATTTAAGGAAAGGCCACTTTTTTGGCACGTAGCCAGTACGTATAAAAATCCACCCTGTTCCATTATCCGAAAAGGAAAGTGGAAACTTATTCAGTTCGTGAACGATGGCAAAATTGAATTATACAATCTCGAAGAAGATTTGGGAGAACGTGAAAATTGCGCAGGGGAAAATAAGGAAGTAGCTTCGAATTTGTTAAAGGAACTCACCACTTGGAGAAAGGAAAATAAGGTTCCAATTCCAGCTTCTTCAATATTAGAGTTTTGA
- a CDS encoding sulfatase family protein: MVRTKIVIIGLMALSYSSHAQTPKGDKKNSPNVILIYADDLGYGDLSCQGATKVQTPNIDKLATQGRRFTDAHTASAVCTPSRYALLTGEYPIRVDSWGPLRTLEKLLIDTSTLTIGKVFQKKGYATACLGKWHLGFGTDKNDWQVPLEPGPNEVGFDYYWGIPFVNSGSPFVYVENKTVVGHDLNDPLVYLGRNYKGDLEPSPTPTFPKEASKKSPNLFSGARKAHEFYDDEKTGTYLTEKATDWISKNKENPFFLYFATTNIHHPFTPAPRFKGTSQAGLYGDYIHELDWMVGEIVKSLEENDLSENTMIIFTSDNGAMLNLGGRIAIEKGHKINGDLLGFKFGVWEGGHRVPFIVKWPGKVPENTVSNQLISTVDMLATFTALTHQEDSLSLDSKNSINVLPVFMGTKESVREELLLAPWRPKNLSLRQGKWMYIPAKGSGGFTGSKPEHHAWGGPAGVAFVGGKNSDIENGKLKEDIPTAQLYDLEADPNQTNNVYTEYPDVVTKMDARLGELKENLTKK; the protein is encoded by the coding sequence ATGGTAAGAACAAAAATTGTAATTATTGGACTGATGGCACTTTCATACAGCAGCCATGCCCAAACCCCGAAAGGGGACAAAAAAAATTCTCCCAATGTTATCCTTATCTATGCCGATGACTTGGGGTATGGAGATTTGAGCTGCCAAGGTGCCACAAAAGTCCAAACGCCCAATATCGATAAGCTTGCCACCCAAGGTCGCAGGTTTACTGATGCGCACACGGCTTCAGCGGTTTGCACACCTTCTAGATATGCACTATTGACGGGTGAGTATCCCATACGAGTGGATAGTTGGGGGCCCTTGCGCACGCTTGAAAAATTACTTATTGATACTTCCACGCTGACCATAGGTAAAGTATTTCAAAAAAAGGGTTATGCAACTGCCTGTTTGGGAAAATGGCATTTAGGATTTGGAACTGATAAGAACGATTGGCAAGTGCCTCTTGAACCTGGTCCAAACGAAGTGGGGTTTGATTACTATTGGGGTATTCCTTTTGTCAACAGCGGTAGTCCTTTTGTCTATGTCGAAAATAAAACAGTAGTTGGGCATGACCTTAATGATCCCCTTGTCTACCTGGGCAGAAACTATAAAGGTGATTTAGAACCCTCACCTACCCCAACTTTCCCCAAAGAAGCATCAAAAAAAAGTCCAAATCTTTTCTCCGGAGCACGTAAAGCCCATGAATTCTACGATGATGAAAAGACAGGAACCTATTTAACAGAAAAGGCCACTGACTGGATTTCAAAAAACAAAGAAAACCCGTTCTTCCTCTATTTTGCAACTACCAATATCCATCATCCCTTTACACCAGCACCAAGATTCAAGGGAACTAGCCAAGCTGGTCTTTATGGTGACTATATTCATGAGTTGGACTGGATGGTAGGTGAGATTGTAAAGTCTCTGGAAGAAAATGATTTGTCTGAAAACACCATGATTATTTTCACAAGTGATAATGGTGCCATGCTGAACTTGGGTGGACGAATAGCCATAGAAAAAGGACACAAGATCAATGGAGATTTACTCGGATTTAAGTTTGGTGTATGGGAAGGAGGCCACAGGGTTCCCTTTATTGTAAAATGGCCTGGAAAAGTACCAGAAAACACCGTATCAAATCAGCTTATTTCAACAGTGGACATGCTGGCAACCTTTACTGCGCTTACCCATCAGGAAGACAGTCTGTCGTTGGACAGCAAGAACAGCATTAATGTTTTACCTGTCTTCATGGGAACAAAGGAAAGCGTTCGTGAGGAGCTTCTACTAGCCCCATGGAGGCCTAAAAACCTCTCACTGAGACAGGGAAAATGGATGTACATTCCTGCTAAGGGCAGTGGTGGATTTACGGGTTCTAAACCCGAACACCATGCTTGGGGAGGCCCTGCCGGAGTGGCTTTTGTTGGTGGTAAGAATAGTGACATAGAAAATGGAAAGCTTAAAGAAGATATTCCTACTGCTCAGTTATATGACCTAGAAGCTGACCCAAATCAAACCAACAATGTTTACACTGAATATCCTGATGTTGTAACCAAGATGGATGCACGGTTAGGAGAATTGAAGGAAAACCTAACAAAGAAATGA
- a CDS encoding DUF6786 family protein: MDRITNKHFLQSIGILLAIILVIGCDTKKTESKPEPVEDYTSFADDFTFMSEYTDMIELTDPTGQGKIAVSAALQGRVMTSSAAGSEGRSYGWINRELFASRDTLEHINVFGGEERFWLGPEGGQYSIFFEKGTEFSLDNWYTPRLIDVEPFEIKKNTPNSVSFTKKAALTNYSDFSFELEIERKVEILSAHTISAELGVDIEMDIKSVAYRTTNTLSNIGDKDWQKETGLLSIWLLGMYNASSSTTIIIPFYPGSEEILGKPVTDDYFGKVPSERLIVKDSVLYFSGDATYRSKIGLSPSRAKDILGSYDSENSVLTIVKYNKPAGVSNYVNSLWELQEQPYKGDVVNSYNDGPPAPGEKQLGQFYELETSSPALALKVGEKSTHTQLTCHFEGDEKSLNKIAQQLLGVSIEEIVNIF; this comes from the coding sequence ATGGATAGGATAACGAATAAACACTTCTTGCAAAGTATCGGCATTCTGTTGGCAATTATCCTTGTGATTGGATGCGACACAAAAAAGACAGAAAGCAAACCAGAACCAGTAGAAGACTATACAAGTTTTGCAGATGATTTTACTTTCATGAGTGAGTACACCGATATGATTGAGCTTACCGATCCTACGGGACAAGGCAAGATTGCTGTCTCTGCTGCACTTCAAGGAAGAGTGATGACCAGTAGTGCTGCAGGGTCGGAGGGTCGAAGTTATGGTTGGATTAACCGAGAATTGTTTGCTTCAAGAGATACATTGGAGCACATTAATGTGTTTGGAGGGGAAGAACGTTTTTGGCTCGGACCAGAGGGAGGGCAATACTCTATCTTCTTTGAAAAGGGAACTGAGTTTAGTCTAGATAATTGGTATACACCTAGGTTGATAGATGTAGAACCATTTGAAATCAAAAAAAATACGCCCAATAGCGTATCATTCACAAAGAAAGCCGCACTAACGAATTATTCTGATTTTAGTTTTGAGTTGGAAATTGAACGCAAGGTCGAAATACTATCCGCACATACCATATCGGCAGAATTGGGTGTGGATATAGAAATGGACATAAAGTCTGTCGCCTATCGAACCACTAACACCTTATCAAATATTGGAGATAAAGATTGGCAAAAGGAAACAGGTCTTTTATCTATCTGGTTGCTCGGTATGTACAATGCCTCATCATCTACTACAATAATTATCCCTTTTTATCCTGGAAGTGAAGAAATATTGGGAAAACCTGTAACTGATGATTACTTCGGTAAAGTACCCTCGGAACGTCTCATAGTAAAAGATAGTGTGTTATATTTTTCGGGGGATGCAACATATAGAAGTAAGATAGGCTTGTCTCCAAGCAGGGCCAAGGATATTTTAGGGTCTTATGATTCTGAAAATAGCGTGCTGACCATTGTTAAATACAACAAACCCGCAGGTGTATCCAATTATGTCAATTCCCTTTGGGAATTGCAGGAGCAACCTTATAAAGGTGATGTGGTCAATTCATATAATGATGGACCGCCTGCACCGGGCGAAAAACAGTTGGGTCAATTTTACGAATTGGAAACCTCATCACCAGCTTTAGCACTAAAAGTTGGAGAAAAATCAACGCATACCCAATTGACTTGTCATTTTGAAGGGGATGAAAAATCACTAAATAAAATAGCTCAACAACTATTGGGCGTATCTATTGAAGAAATTGTAAATATTTTTTAA
- a CDS encoding GH116 family glycosyl-hydrolase — protein sequence MNQNLIQKGYQFIIAILIFFAYYTGIAQQSQWPVLKTYDQEHIQKIKMPIGGIGTGTISLTGRGSLEDWEIMNRPAKGFNPTLENRGPVKQKGPFFAIYVEDGEGKKQTRLLEGPSDIASYEGAWGAYSNHHGLPRFGNASFSTAYPFGQVTLRDESLPVEIVVGAFNPLIPGNIDDSSIPMAVLNFNVKNTGTKTIAISLAGSIQNFIGFDGARGKAVKNVNTYREEDGVKGIHYTTKGVDSESEQWGSMSFVSLNEGETTYRTAWQALQSRWDKKRLDFWDDFSEDGLLEKRTNADANAPLGSIAVKNTLKAGEEKNFRFLISWYFPNRQTWDKPGFQKLIKATVGNYYTTKYSDSWEVVMKTLPRLNELETKTKTFVNALIKSDIPIEVKESALFNLSHLRTQLAFRTKSGHLLGWEGLFDNHGSCFGSCTHVWNYEQTTAFLFGELAKTMRDVEYGYATDKNGLMSFRAYLPLDSAQEWGKTAADGQMGCVMKFYRDWQLSGDDEFLKKHWPTVKKTMEFCWIPGGWDANKDGVMEGSQHNTMDVEYFGPNPQMGFWYLGALKASAEMASYLGDKKFVKTCQKLFRQGSEWMDNNLFNGEYYEQHIQPPMSAENVAPSLIGATSGIHTTDFTSPDFQLGEGVLVDQLVGQFFSHLVGLGYLAKEENIKTTLKSIIKYNYVENMSSHTNFHRSYALGDESALLMAAYPKKRPEKPFPYYTEVMTGFEYTAAIGMLQEGQTENGLKSIRNIRDRYDGRKRNPFNEAEAGHHYARSMIAWSGIIATTEFQYSAVEKSMKFTSKPGKYFWSNGYQYGTVKISGNNLEKKVAITVLNGSVTLKSFKLEGFGSEDFKKGKTFNENDVVNFKVNRD from the coding sequence ATGAATCAAAATTTAATACAAAAAGGATATCAGTTCATAATCGCAATACTTATATTCTTTGCATATTATACAGGTATTGCTCAGCAAAGCCAATGGCCCGTACTCAAAACCTACGATCAGGAGCATATACAAAAGATAAAAATGCCCATTGGAGGTATAGGCACTGGAACTATTTCACTTACAGGTAGAGGTTCTTTAGAGGATTGGGAAATTATGAACCGACCAGCTAAGGGATTTAATCCTACTTTGGAAAATAGGGGACCCGTAAAGCAAAAAGGACCGTTTTTTGCTATTTATGTTGAAGATGGGGAAGGTAAAAAACAAACACGGTTGTTAGAAGGCCCTTCAGATATTGCCTCTTATGAGGGAGCATGGGGTGCATACTCTAACCATCATGGGTTACCCCGGTTTGGCAATGCATCGTTCAGTACGGCTTATCCTTTTGGACAAGTTACGCTGAGAGACGAAAGCCTTCCCGTAGAGATTGTTGTTGGCGCATTCAATCCATTAATCCCGGGTAATATTGATGATAGTAGCATTCCCATGGCAGTGCTCAATTTTAACGTAAAGAACACTGGTACCAAAACCATTGCCATTTCACTTGCCGGGAGCATACAGAACTTTATTGGTTTTGATGGTGCACGGGGAAAAGCCGTAAAGAATGTAAACACCTACCGAGAGGAAGATGGAGTAAAAGGAATCCATTATACAACCAAGGGTGTAGATTCAGAGAGTGAACAATGGGGAAGTATGAGCTTTGTTTCCCTTAATGAAGGAGAAACCACTTACAGAACTGCCTGGCAAGCATTGCAGAGTAGATGGGATAAAAAAAGACTTGATTTCTGGGATGATTTCTCTGAGGATGGTCTGTTGGAAAAAAGAACAAATGCTGATGCTAATGCACCTTTAGGTTCAATAGCGGTAAAAAACACACTCAAAGCTGGTGAAGAAAAGAATTTTAGGTTTTTAATTAGTTGGTATTTTCCCAACAGACAAACCTGGGATAAGCCGGGTTTTCAAAAATTGATAAAAGCCACAGTAGGCAATTACTATACTACAAAGTATTCTGATTCCTGGGAGGTCGTCATGAAGACACTTCCCCGTCTAAATGAATTGGAAACCAAGACCAAGACATTTGTAAATGCACTGATTAAAAGTGACATTCCAATAGAAGTAAAAGAATCGGCTCTTTTTAACCTGTCACATTTGAGAACTCAGTTGGCTTTCCGCACAAAAAGTGGTCATCTTTTGGGCTGGGAGGGGTTGTTTGATAATCATGGCTCCTGTTTTGGCTCATGTACTCATGTCTGGAATTATGAGCAAACAACTGCATTCTTATTTGGGGAATTGGCAAAAACCATGCGTGATGTAGAGTACGGTTATGCTACAGATAAAAATGGCCTGATGAGTTTTAGAGCTTATCTGCCATTAGATTCTGCGCAAGAATGGGGTAAAACCGCAGCTGATGGACAGATGGGATGTGTCATGAAATTTTATCGCGATTGGCAACTGTCAGGTGATGATGAATTCTTAAAAAAACATTGGCCTACAGTAAAAAAAACTATGGAGTTTTGTTGGATTCCTGGTGGATGGGATGCCAACAAAGATGGGGTTATGGAAGGTTCTCAACATAACACCATGGATGTGGAATACTTTGGGCCCAACCCACAAATGGGATTTTGGTATCTCGGGGCACTCAAGGCTTCGGCAGAGATGGCATCTTATCTAGGGGATAAAAAATTTGTAAAAACATGCCAGAAGCTATTTAGACAAGGATCTGAGTGGATGGATAACAATCTGTTCAATGGTGAATATTATGAACAGCATATCCAACCCCCCATGTCTGCTGAAAATGTAGCTCCATCATTAATAGGTGCTACTTCTGGTATTCATACCACAGATTTTACATCTCCTGACTTTCAATTGGGTGAAGGTGTTTTGGTAGATCAACTGGTAGGTCAGTTTTTTTCACATCTTGTTGGACTTGGGTATTTGGCAAAAGAAGAAAATATAAAGACTACACTTAAATCTATCATCAAGTACAATTATGTGGAGAATATGTCTTCCCACACCAACTTTCACCGGTCTTATGCTTTGGGTGACGAGTCCGCCTTGTTAATGGCTGCCTACCCGAAGAAAAGACCAGAGAAGCCTTTTCCCTATTATACTGAGGTAATGACCGGATTTGAATACACAGCTGCAATCGGTATGCTTCAAGAAGGTCAAACGGAGAATGGGTTAAAGAGCATTCGAAATATTAGAGATCGTTATGATGGAAGAAAACGAAACCCATTTAATGAAGCCGAGGCAGGGCATCACTATGCAAGGAGTATGATTGCTTGGAGTGGTATTATAGCAACGACAGAATTCCAATATTCCGCTGTTGAAAAATCCATGAAATTTACATCAAAGCCAGGAAAGTACTTTTGGTCTAACGGCTATCAATATGGTACTGTAAAAATTTCTGGAAACAACTTAGAGAAAAAGGTAGCTATAACTGTTCTTAATGGTTCCGTTACACTCAAGTCATTTAAGTTGGAAGGCTTTGGTAGTGAAGATTTCAAAAAAGGCAAAACGTTCAATGAAAATGATGTAGTCAATTTTAAAGTTAACAGAGATTAG